From Danio aesculapii chromosome 9, fDanAes4.1, whole genome shotgun sequence:
TGGTTTGATTTTCCCAAGCCAAATAGTCTGCCCTTAGCTCATACCTTTGCATGCTTTTCAAACTCAAGTGTGCTCCCTTGCGAGTGAACCCCCTTATTTTAGGATTTTCAATGCTAAATTGTGGACGTTGATTTCAGATTCTGTGGATTTCATATAGTACAAAACATGTGGTAGGAGATCTATGAGCAGCTTCTTCACAGTAGGTGATTCAGTCTGGACATTTAAACAGTTTATGTTCTGCAGTTAATAGTTTAACACAAACAAAATTGAATCAAATGggtagaaaatgaataaaatatacattttataatgaatatttGAGTGTCAGTGTAATTGCATGGGCCCTTTACTGCAGTAGTTTCAAAGGTTTTGTTGACATTTGTTTTTACTAGTCTATCAAGATTTCAACATCTCATAAAGATGCTGGAGCCAGGCACCCACATCTCTTATAATTGGAAAGTGAGAAATGCATTTGGTGAAACTTTATAAAcacttgtttgtgtttgtattatgCAGATACTGTAAGTTCCACATTGGGAAAGGTGGGTCACTGTGTGTGCAACTTCTAGTGCCAACAGCATGTCACAACATTAAGAGTGGAGAAGAGCTGATTTGCAATCTTAATGGACACTCCATAAACTTAAGTCATGAGTATCCGACATGTCTAGTGAGAGATTAGAAGACTCTGTTCTGAGTCTTAGGACTATGAGAAATTAACAGATCAACCAAGACCTGAGTCTCTGGTAGCTCCACTGAAACACAGATCACCTTAGTTTTGAGTTTCTGGCTGAGTTCAGTGAGAGAGTAACAGATCAACAAAGTTCTAAGTCTTCAGCCTGCTAAGGAAGAGACAGCAACCGATTCCTTGCAGTGAGTCTATAGCTTGTGAATCAACAACAGGTAACACATTTTGAGCATTCAACTTTTTTATCCAGTGAGACTGCAACAGAAGCAGCACTGTCCAAAACCTCCATCCCAGAGACAATGCAAGACAATGAAGGTCTAAGTGCTTGGAACAGGCAGGCAGAACATTTACAGATGAAACAACATTAAGCTCAAACGAGGAAGCCTTCACTTCAAAGTGCctctaattaattaaaaatgttgctTGCCTTAAGATAATGTAATAATGTGACATACTGTAGCAAGACCACGCTTGCATCTTATACTCTTgtctatatttttttcattaatagcAAGTTGACAATATCCCACCTTTTTTTCAGCTTGGTCAGAAGACAAATTCACTTTAAcatttgattcattcaaaaacttGCTTCAGAGGtaattaaatgttaatgtaaagcccCTGATTAGTGACCCTTCACACTTGAAGTGATGTGAGCCAATAATTACAAATTCAAGACATTTGCCCTTTATTCATTTAGCTCTTTATAAATGTAGACTGCGTCAAAACGGCTTAACATGCATGAACAAGAAAaggattaaaaaaatcataacaacATTTCAGTTTGTGGTGCACACTGTGTTCAGCATAGTGGCAGTAGAAGGCTAGTATAGTTCTAGTTAGTTTAAAACTGATTCAGAATGTCACAGTTAAAGGAAGATCCCCCGAAGAGCAGCTCCACTGACCCCAATCAAGCAGGTCAGATGTTGATGTTGATGGCCTTGATGGCCTGAAAATGATTGTTATGAAGGTGCAGATCCAATTAAGTCCCAGGCTGGTGCTCAAACTAGCTAAATGCGTTCTATGTAAAGACTTATCTATCATGAGGTCTTGTGGGCTTGACCACGTGTGGCTGTGTTGTGATCCTCTGTGCATGACAATCACTTTCTTTTAATATGGCCTGGAAACTAGATTTTGTAAACTTCAGGATAAGGTGAGACAAACAGATTAACATGCATAGATGCCATTGTTCTTACTGtgtctttttgggaagtgttTGGAaattttgtaattgtattttacgTGCATGCTATtggatgtgtctttaatctagacTTAAGCTGACAAAATGTGTCTGCCCTCCAAATTGATAGTTCTGAACTGTTTCATTGTTTTTCACCAGataagaaaataattaattaaatgtagtgGACGAGAACGGCTGTAATGCAACAATAGCTGACCTAAATACTGTAGAGGTGAGCCAGTCAGTGGTTCCCAATCTTTTTCTGCTAACGGGGCCGCTTTTGATAATACTGGAACCATTTCAAGCCCCTAACCCCCACTTTTCCAATTGCACCCACAtaatttttatcaaattaaaataaaattaaaactaatacAAATTAATTTCATTCAAAGCTGAGTATTGTGCATTATTACTCAAGTCTCCATTCATACATGACTGAAATCATAATATCCTAATGTGATGATCAagaaacattgttattattattaccactacTACTAACAATAATCTTGAAAACTTGCTGAAAAAAGgaatatgcatgcacacacataaagaAACTCTCAGACTTGACAGtgaaaaaaattgatttatttgaaatattgtaCTGAAAACAGTACTAAATAACTAATTGGAATTTAGCTTTGTGGCTTTATGAAGCATCAAACAACACTTGGGGATTGCATTGGTTCGCTATATCTAGTTGTCTGGTTGAATGACTTTTAGACTCATTGTCACTGACAGTGCTTTCATAAGCTTGCCCACACTTAAAGAACCACAAATCTTATCGTCTCTAGTTTTCTGTAGCTCTCTGCAATGCTAATTATATTCTTACGCTTCAAGTAGCTAATAGGCATCATTATAATGTGTGGTCTTATATAACAGGACTTTTGTTTTCACTGTTATAGGTGATCTTTGGCATTATACATCTATTTGAGTTTGTTTTCTTGAAAATCTTTTGTTTTAGTTCATCATCTGAATCaactgtaatttattttaacaGGACTCCATGATGCGTCTGATGGAAGCGATTTTCATTGAGCCTAGACCCATATCACTGAAAGTACTGTATTCCCCGGGCCTGATGTATATCATTCTGCCCTCAAAATTGGGCCTTTCGTACAGAAGCCAGTGGCCGTGTGTAACATTGCAGGACTGGCAGTCGGACATATAAAATCGTTCCTGGATTGACTCGCAGTCATCCATCAGCTCATATTTTTGTCCAACAAAGTTCTCCTTTTCAAAGATTCTCATTCTAAATGTTCCTTTATGCTGAAAGGAAAATGTTTaaatcattaatatcattaataaacattagtataatttagtaatttaatacCATCAATTTActtcataatataaataaatgtagtgtTTAGAATTACCATTGGAATCATTTTGCAAGATTTGATGCAGTCGCTCGTGCTCATACCCATGATTCGCTTGTTATCATGATAATCTCCTCTTCTCACTAGCATTTGGTGACCTATAAAGTTGGAGTGCTCATAGACCATGAAACAGCCGCTTTCCACTCTACAAGAGCAGCAGTGGCTCAGGTATGCGGTCAACTCAGGACAGTCACCACTGGTCTCATAGTTACGACCCTGGAAGTTTCTGTCCTCATAGAATATTATCTGGAAGACACAATACTGCATGCTTACAATAGAATAGTTCTCTTTACTACGTTTATTTGAAAGCACAACGTCCTTGTATTCCTCGGTTACAGCTGACATTGTAAAATCAGTCTGAATATAGTAGTAAAATAGTTCAAAGCAATGAATATCATTTGTTAGAATCAGCATAGAAAGCTCCTACCTTTCCCATGATTTTGCATTTGTTCTATAGTCTCAGTGTTTTACTGTGTTGCTTTTATACTCAACTTGATTGCTAAAAATCTATAGCCTATTGTTTGAACTTCTTACTCAGCAatcctatttttttttctaaaccagTCTACAAGTAGTTACCAGAACCATTTGCACCTGAACCTGTGCCAGCTGTGGCTTTTCTCTGTTGTTGGACAGATGTCTAGGTTGCTGTACAACTGACTAAATCATTGATTAGAGGCATGAATATTTAAGAAGTAGACTGTCTTTAAACACTGGGGTATTAAATCATGGAGCAGATGCctagttttgtaaataaataaacatgtaaacaatatCCAATATGAAATAGAAAttaacaaaaattatataaaaaaacaggaTGTAAACGTTCTTTCTTTATTACACAGCTCATTACTCATAAAAACCCATTGCCTTAATAAGCGATAAGCTGACTTTAGTTTAGCACAGGGTTTGcgcggggtcttaaaaattcttaaaatgtcttgaatctcaaaaactaaattttaggcctttaaaagtcttaaatctactaaaatattgtgttgtaggtcttaaatctttttttaacagatcttaattttcctttgttcatgtatagcagtaacatttgcttaagtTCTCTATTTGTTTACTTCTGAAGATACTGGCCTGAactagattttttattattaatttattattattattattattattattattattattattattattattattattattattaaatgtattaagttttaataaaatgttttcgATAGGGCaggtgaaaatcttttccaactgggatatttgAAAAACATCCTTGGCATTTAGCCCTGGATAAGTCTAAAaaatcattcataatggtctaaccttaaccctaaccctgtaacaaagtgagtaaacctgttgacaaatttttttataatcatgcttatagttcatttacttaataattttaaagcaactggtttaatcattttaaaaaacctttaaaagcaatgggtttacttatttttaagtcaactaatcagtttTTACATTGTAGGTTGAGTATAGGCATAGGCTGCATCTAAAATTGCATATTTCCCTACTATATAatatgtgaaaaacagtatgtgatctaagtagtatgtccgaattcatagtattttAAAATCAGTAATTGAGAAGTAGCTGGATGACCTACAACTTCTGGAAAGAGTCTGTTGTGTACATCCAATAGATGCTACTCTATCCTATGATGCCACACGGGAGAATTCATGACTTGGATTGAAGTCCACTAAAATGGATGGAAGTTGTTTAAATTTCcatttttaacacattaaaataCAGTTCTACTCcactgtcatccaatccatcctctgaacttcaatcaccgtctggttcggctcagctacCAAAACCGACCTGCGTACACTACAGCGAATAGTACGGAccgctgaacgaatcactggcacaacccttcctacacttcaagaactgtactcttccagagtgagtaaaagggctcgcaaaatcactctggacgcctcacaaccagcacactacctgttcgaactgttaccgtctggtcggcgcttcagagcaccaagcacaaaaacagccagacacaggaaaagtttctttcctcaggctgtctaccttaggaacagttaaatattcccctacagtgcaataaatatgtgcaatactttctcatacgcacttgtacacatcaccttatatcaatatacaatgcaatactttctacattcgcactttacacagcaccttataacctgtatatttataacaatctgtacatacaactcaacatccaggtttcttgactaaccgcatctgtttaatgtttatctttttgtttttatcatatttattttgtgttgtctcttgtcactttatgtacactggaagcttctgtagccaaaacaaattccttgtgtgtgtgaagcatgCTTGGCAATAAAacagattctgattctgattatccAGTATATTTCAAGATTTGATAGTTTCAAGGTTTGAAGAAAGTATTGTTGTTAATGAATGCagtcataaaaaaataatcattgaattttatttatttatttatttatttatttatttaaatggggAAGACCTCAAACTTGAGATCCCTGTAACACAGTTTAGGCCCTGGTCCTGGTTAAGATCCTTTATTTGAGAACTTAAAACAAAGTTTTCTTAGTTTGAGGGAAAAAAGAATATTGAGAGGCAGCTGTGAGAGAAGAACAGGTTCATAAACATCAGGCAAACAGCCTTTTCCATGTGAATGTGCCGCTGGGACAGGTCACATCTTTACAATGTTCTATATTTGCCGCAGACAGACACTGAATAGTGCCACCGGTGTGCACAAACTCATAGAGAAGATGTGCACAACATGGTGAGCTTCTTGTCTGGCAAGTGATTCATCCTGAGTCATTAAAATCTCCCTGTAAatgattgtacaggtgcggatacatctgtagAGCTCTGCTACACAACCTTCCAGTGTATTCATATGGCTAGTgttgttgcttttatttgttCTCCTGTCTGACCCAAGTGAAATGAGTAACAAATCAAGAGGAACAAATTATACATCAAAGAAGGCAGAGTTCTAGAACACACCCACTGATTGCTTAATTGCCACAGACCAATGGcagctcaaaggtgtttaggagcCAGAATGAACCCTCCCAAATTTGGTTTGGTGAACTGTTTTGAATTGCTAAAATGCTCAAAAAGAACTTTGGTTCTGCCAGATTTTGTTTGAAATGACGTTTTCATTTCCGTttgtttttggattttgtttgaagtatactgtggcctttaatgtattttaaaggtAGATACTGTATATCGCCTTTAAATCATATGTCCGAGTGCTACTCACAAGGATAAGGCAAGTATTTTGTTAAAAACTAACTAAGTATTAATTTAAAATCTTTAATGTTTTGTGCTATGGTCAGTTGAAATCTAGCTAGAATTATTAATGTATAAATCTTGataaatgtgtttaatgtgtAATGACTGATTAAATGGGTATTTCAGCTAAGATGGGCATATTGGATGTATTTTTATAGTCTAGATATTAATAATTGTGATCATTATAGAAAATATCAAAttcattaaaatttttattaagtTAGTTTGCGTATTCTGGCACAAATTAAAGTGgtgaaaatattgcaaaacaacaaacaaaaactgcatgTTGAGACTTTTATTGCTTTTGCTTATATTATCATTTATGCTTTCAGACTGTGAGTTTAACACAAGTCCACGATTCTTCTAACTGAGCTGAATCTGACATTGCTGTGTCCCATATCCCTGAAGCTCCTGTACTCTCCGGGCCTGAAGTAAATCATCCTGCCTCTGTAGTGGGGCTGCTCATACATGAGCCAGTGGCCGTCCATCACATGACAGGACTGACAGTCAGAGATGCGATAACGGTCCATGAAGGAATCGCAGTCATCTGTCAGCTCGTACATCTGTCCTCCAAAGTTCTCCCTCTCATAGATCCTCATTCTGTAGGGTCCCCTGTACTGTAAGGTGGAAAAAAAGTATATTGATTCACAATGCACTCAATCAAACACTATTACAAGTTGGATTTTTTCTTGTTACCTGAGGTACAACACGACAGGACCTGATGCCATCACTCATTCCCATGCGCATGTAATCAGCATACTCGCCCCTCCTCATAAAGAACTGGTTTCCCATGAAGTTAGGACGATCATAGACCACAAAGCAGCCACTCTCCACTCTGCAGGAGTTGCAGCGGCTGAGGTAGGTAGACATGTCAGCACAGTCAGTGCTGCACTCATAGGAGCGACCCTGGAAGTTCCTGTCCTCGTAGAAGATAATCTACcaagaaaagatttttattattttttgcttgcaTTATTTGTGTAATTAGAGCTTAATATTGAACATAATCTAAAACTTATTTGTGAATACACTCAATACATACCTTGCCCATGTTTGCTAGTCCTCGTGGGATTCTGTCCAGTTGCTGTCTGTCTGACCGTTGCCTTTTATACTTTATAGGCTGATAATGGTTTTTGTCATTCAAATACCCTGGAACCTGATGATCAAGCAGGTCTGTGATTTCTGTTAATTTAAATTGTGCTATCACAGCCTACATGAAACAAACAGAATGAAAgacaaacagaaagagagagtgggtgagtgagtgggtgagagAAAGAGCACCGAAATCGGGTCAGGCAGGAGTTACAAAGTCAAACGAATTTCTTAAATTAACAAATATCTTCtaattacttaaaataatagttatttatttttgctatcgcatatattttaattaaaatactatAATTATATGCTCCgctttcattattttattctgtttgctctttgtttattattttcacaaTATAGCAGTTGTGAAATGAATTACATATGATGATTTTTTAACAATAGATAGCTGCAGGTATAGTGtatgtttgtattatatatttcttttattcatAACTATAGCTTTTTCAACAATTCCACTTGTACAGTATGTGAAAACTATATGCACAGAGTATATACATGTGGATGAAAGTAATAATGAAATTTTTAACTGCACCCTTTAAACTATTTGTCCTATTTTCAAGTCCTTTTTTCGAGAAGTATGCACTTTTAGTAACATATATTTTCAGCACAATGTGAAACTATGTTTGCTGAGGggcgacgtagtggcgcagtaggtagtgctgtcgactcacagcaagaaggtcgctggttcgaccgtttctttgtggagtttgcatgttcttcctgcgttcaagtgggtttcctccgggtgctccggtttcccccacagtccaaagacatgtggtacaggtgaattgggtatgctaaattgtctgtagtgtatgtgtgtgttaataagtgtgtatgtgtttcccagtgatgggttgcagctggaagggcattcgccgcataaaacaaatgctggataagttaattctggttcattctgctgtggcgacccctgattaataaagggactaagccgaaaagaaaatgaatgtttgctTAGATATTACGCAAATACAAATGCACTGCATCAAACTCTGTTTCTTAGAGATTTCATATTAAGAAAATTTTCAGGTTAGCTGCTGAAACCTGAATCTGAAATTCTGCAAATTAAGTTTAGCGTCAGCAGTGAATATGTTTTAAAGGCAGCAGTCTTGTCTTGCACATAAAGACACAAAAAATGTGATATAAATGTCAAGGAGAAATGCTTACAGTGCAGTTACTTTTGATCAGTAGGCGGAGCTGTtaccaaattaataaaatattgctaTGATTCTGTTGCATTGAGTAAAAACACAAGTCTATATCAAATAGATCATTAGAAATGTAATAATCACAGAACATCTTACTGATAAAATTTAAAAAGACTGAGTGACCagatctagaaaaaaaaaattgtataattgCATTCTCAATTGGTAAAAGAatcaaaaaatgttaattaattagtCATTCTAAGCACATTTGGTCAAAATGTTCAAAATATAAAATCATCTGCAGGTGTATTTCCTTGTATGTCATGCTTGCTGTCTGGTACATCTAATATGATTATGTGTATCCAAAAAATTCTGTAAATTTTACCAcactaatattatatatttggCAACAACAATAAGATACATCTTGGATCAAATGCAACCTTTATATCTGTAGTGTTTTTATTAGCAAACATTATTAAAAGGGTCAGGCACTGCCAAAGAACTGTGAAGCTCTAATGGCTGTAAAGTAAGAGCGCTGTCCATACAGGTTCTTAATTGGTTTTAATGGTTTCATGAAAAACTATTTCATCATTCATAGAACTTTTCCATTCCACAAGGTTGTTTACAGTTGACAAAGTCTTTTTGTGTTAGTATAATGTcaaaaggctcattctgaaaatgtagccctatatacatttctggtgatcgcaaattatttagccagaagtacgtatggctgcatttcatttttaaaatgaacgttatgggtgtcacaatcaccagcaatccagcctgtgcagatcacaCAGTTCACTaacgaactacaaatctgcctgcaaaagaactacaagatccagtcatacaccactcacacacctggcctagatcctgtctgattacactcacagctgaagctgctcatgaactgattacatggactaaaATGAGCGCACTCGCACACAtctgtgctgagtcttgttgaattGATTTTTTGAACATTATGACGCATACTTGCCTTGCCTTTCGTGTTTTAACcttgctttattttgtttgtttacgttgtgtgCTGCCTgctttttgaccatctgcctgtttatttaccatgactctggattgcccgtacacctctgtttgctcctgtgttgactgatgcttacctgaccattctctgcataataaaccctgcatttggatccgcacttccttGTCAGCGTCCCGCTTCACATTGCAACAGGGctgtatgacgccgttccttttctcgcttaccagctgaccgcttacctccatatggatggctttcccgctgttaccagtttgtccagtcagCTCGCCATGTCATCGGTAGACTtgaaatgcagagaggagttgactatcATGCTTTttgaaataactttttaaaattgctttttaaaattgcttGGATTCAGGGAGgggggtcaatcagtgcttttgaaaatagcGAACtgatcagtcagtcaaacagtcagataacagtggcctctggtggatttatgtgagaacagcaggtgcaaatggcactcgcgagagaaatttgagatcttaaaaagcgtacacagtggcctctgatggattcgcgaaaaaaaaatgcaaaataaacatagctcctgggacataaatggcactctctagaaatgtatatagaggtacgttttaaAAATGAGCCAGGGTTGTAAAATGTTTTTCACACTGAAAAAAGTACTCACTGAAAGGTTCTTTTGGGAATCCAAAATAATATTGCTATAAATTCACAATTGAATTGTCTTGATtacatcaaaaatgtattttgatgtCATCAAGAAAAAACTTGCTGCTAAACTGCAACTGAACAAACCTCAAAGAAACATTATACAGGCAAGTGTTTTGTTGCAAATGCTCGAAGAAACTTTCTTCCACCTATTAGTAGCAAAATcataatttgtttttcattttacaatGTCTGAAAGCTCTGTACAAAAGAGCTACTGTATTCCTATTTGTCATTGTCACAGATGAAACTTGATGGAAACTATTTAAACCAGtggtcttaaattttaaaaacatgctagttTTTCTGTCAGGACATTAAAGAGGATCTCAGATCTTGCACTATACAAAATAAAGTCATTGATTAAGACCAAACACTTGTTGTTTGCAAACCACTGAAACCCCTTACGTCATATAAATAGTGCCAAAATCAGGCTGATATTGTGTGGTTTAGTGTGTAGTGGCATGTTGTACAATCCCGAGGTTGGGGTTCTTTGGCTGTGGTTAGGATGCTTGGTGCTAACAATTTTATTGTTGAACGAATCTATGATTCAGTGCTTTAGAACAATAAAATgagcttagatttttttttttgaatggctgattaaatttatttacaacCTGTGCCCTTGTTCGGGGCTGGTATAAATAGACTACAGCACAGTTTGCTATCCAACATTTCTGACAATGGCTACTGAGAGTGTAAGTGCCTCTGTCTCCCTTTCTGTCCCTCATTCTCACACAGTGTTTTAGCTCTATTTAACTGTCAGTGTTGTGTTTTGTCAGATTGTGTTCTACGAAGACAGGAACTTCCAGGGAAGATCCTATGAGTGCAAGGGAGACACAAGtgaccttcattcattttttagcCGCTGCAATTCTGCAAGGGTAAAGGGAGGCCTTTGGGTCCTGTATGAACGGCCAAACTATATGGGTTATCAGTATATTCTGGGTCCAGGAGAATATCCAGATTATCAACATTGGATTGGCTTCAACGATTGTGTCCGATCTTGTCGTCTAATCAGGCATGTAAGTCCAGCAGCAGCACATATAATTACTCTCAGTAAGTCGGTGTTCAAAAGTAAACAGTGTGCTTAGACCTTTCAAAGTAATGGGATTTTTATTTCCTCCAGGTTACTGGACATCTGAAGCTCAAACTCTTTGAGAGGCCCAACTTTGATGGACAAACATGGGAAGTGACAGAAAGCACCCCGTCCATTCAGGAACGATTCCTCTGCAGAGAGATCAATTCCTGCAAGGTTCATGAAGGTCCGTGCGTGTTCTTCGAGCATGCAAACTATCGTGGCCGTCAGTACTTCCTTGAGAAGGGAGAGTACAGACGGCACACTGAATGGGGGGCCATGCATCCCACTGTGGGCTCTATTCGCCAGATCACCACAGACTGTTAAATTGAAAACTGCTCACTATTACTGAaaacttttgaaaaataaacatatttgaagAAGCATTCACTTtgagtttttctttatttaagcTGGTTTACacctacatttatttattttttaaagcagtgAATGACAGCTAGTGAGTTCATACATGTTTCTGCATCTTTTGAGCATAAATAGTACAATTATAAGTaaaatttttcatattttcattcaaATGAGTACTGGGATTCAAAGCCAAACCCTATGAAGAGTTAACTATTTACCCATAATAATTTAAAAGCAATTACAAAGTGTAACAAAGCCAATCAAAAGCAATTATATTTATCTTCACATCACTGCACACCATTCTTACAGATGATCCACTGTAcatttgtgtaaatatatgtactgtaatataaattcattcattcattttcttttcggcttagtccctttattattcaggggtcgccacagcaaaatgaatcgTCAACtggtccagcatatgttttatgcagtggaggcccttccagctgcaacccaacactgggaaaactgtaatatatcataaaataaattgtttaacgCATTTTATTATTGGTTTATATTAATGGTAGTAAGACTTTACTTCAAGTCAcagttcatgctattaacaaaccattaactaagactattaACTCAGTAAACTATAttgtgtaaaatgtataaaaatatattgaataaaatatatttgtaaataaatataacaagcaATAAGGTTATTTTTTTAGACAATACATAATGTCAGAAAATTGTTACAACTTTCAGTGTCAAAAGGTCCCATGATGCTAATCAAAAagataattaaatagaaaacacCCATTAATcactattttaaaaactattttatgtgCAAAAGATTTATTCAAAGGACATTTTTTACCCAATGACAGGACATTGTTAATTGTGTATGTTTACAAATCGTTTATTAATACTGTATTTCCACTAAATATGAATAAggtttttgattttgtttatatttgatgCTACAGTAACTGGCACTGTTAACAGTGTAAATAGCATGCATCTTTGTAAGCTAAACAGGGCAACATCTCACAATGCAGCTCATTTCACAATGTCATATTAGACTGAAAATTAGCAAAACATATGATAAAACAAATTGTCTACTCACTACCAAATCTACTAACAACACAGGTGCAAAactcttttatttttgattatgctGCACTTCTGACTTTAATTCAGTTCAAGTTATTTGTATTGGGctgttcacaataattattgtttcaaagcagctttacaattgcaatcaaaatcagaaaagttaagaagTTGTATATAGGGTGgacattatatataaacatagttaacctgcagttatatagtatataatgtggtttttaaaaaatgttacagtATGTCTACATGTTAAATGAAATCTATTTGTgcattaagtgtatgtgttggcCTTGAAGTCCATCTCTTCACAGGTCATGGATCTGATCaaatggtgctgcacaatctctagaggtcttttccaggtggaaatagagagcaAAGAAAAATATTACCATAGCTGCTGATTATAATATATGTTCATGGCCCATTGGTTCCTACAGGTT
This genomic window contains:
- the crygm5 gene encoding crystallin, gamma M5, yielding MGKIIFYEDRNFQGRNYETSGDCPELTAYLSHCCSCRVESGCFMVYEHSNFIGHQMLVRRGDYHDNKRIMGMSTSDCIKSCKMIPMHKGTFRMRIFEKENFVGQKYELMDDCESIQERFYMSDCQSCNVTHGHWLLYERPNFEGRMIYIRPGEYSTFSDMGLGSMKIASIRRIMESC
- the crygm3 gene encoding crystallin, gamma M3, which encodes MGKIIFYEDRNFQGRSYECSTDCADMSTYLSRCNSCRVESGCFVVYDRPNFMGNQFFMRRGEYADYMRMGMSDGIRSCRVVPQYRGPYRMRIYERENFGGQMYELTDDCDSFMDRYRISDCQSCHVMDGHWLMYEQPHYRGRMIYFRPGEYRSFRDMGHSNVRFSSVRRIVDLC
- the crygs4 gene encoding crystallin, gamma S4; the protein is MATESIVFYEDRNFQGRSYECKGDTSDLHSFFSRCNSARVKGGLWVLYERPNYMGYQYILGPGEYPDYQHWIGFNDCVRSCRLIRHVTGHLKLKLFERPNFDGQTWEVTESTPSIQERFLCREINSCKVHEGPCVFFEHANYRGRQYFLEKGEYRRHTEWGAMHPTVGSIRQITTDC